From one Esox lucius isolate fEsoLuc1 chromosome 11, fEsoLuc1.pri, whole genome shotgun sequence genomic stretch:
- the si:ch211-114m9.1 gene encoding rho GTPase-activating protein 44 isoform X1, whose translation MKKQFNRMRQLANQTVGRAEKTEVLSDDLLQVEKRLDLVKQVTHSTHKKLTACLQGQQGADDREKRSVKSPSKKLPLTILAQCMVEGAAVLGDDSLLGKMLNLCGETEEKLAQELIQFEFQIEKDVVEPLYELAEVDIPNIQKQRKHLAKLVLDMDSARTRFHQSSKSSSHPSNLQAGGAKGEALREEMEEAANRMEICRDQLSADMYNFVAKEIDYANYFQTLIEIQAEYHRKSLEILQSVLPTIKAHQEAWVEKPSYGKALEEHLNISGREIAFPIEACVTMLLECGMQEEGLFRVAPSASKLKKLKASLDCGVMDVQEYSADPHAIAGALKSYLRELPEPLMTSELYDEWIQASNIQDMDKRLQALLVACGKLPTDNLNNFRYLIKFLAKLGEYQESNKMTPGNMAIVLGPNLLWTHSNETGNMTEMMTTVSLQIVGIIEPIIQHADWFFPGEMEFNLTGCYGSPIHSNHNSNYSSMPSPDMDQSERKQSHDQGRRPLSVATDNMMLEFYKKDGSIRKIQSMGVRVMDTTWVSRKGSSTLARKASSTPPSVQGPGSPADHSLILEQPGELATSPSPTPPPGERDRVGSDDVSPNRPDSSHVHPPPGPGEERPPPPYPTSSCHSVPHHFYPHPKVPPCARPVAPGPESQPPGSPPPPLRWSGFTPPLPPPTSSSSSSSSSLDINSNPKPSCLHFPPKQTPHALPHGHPLSGDMSQPPHAPPPLDVGNASPLYAKTPLALARHDLSMGNPPSLLTSAPPPWAACGCARERGLPRLTSTLKSKESSPVIGHKAVQVAAPVVPPGVGQLSSSQSPHSTEHSPHTLRKGSKKLAPIPPKVPAGYGQSGGSCGMSDQSTGQPSPVSLSPTPPSTPSPYGLACPLQGQGQTPLGGSLGSLGSLSSPPSLTGTLGKSRPTPKPRQRPSLPPPQPPIVPAPGATPVGPGPLEQGILDGLSPGESMSTDYFNYEIPSINVNLDSLIDEFSGAAPCRRYRAKTRSPPVEGDDRPDHHPYAVPEADEPPDTTL comes from the exons GGCGGAGAAAACTGAGGTGTTGAGTGACGACCTACTGCAG gtggAGAAACGGTTGGACCTCGTCAAGCAGGTGACCCACAGCACTCACAAGAAGCTAACTGCCTGCCTACAGGGCCAGCAGGGGGCAGACGACCGGGAGAAGAGATCCGTCAAGTCTCCCTCG AAAAAGCTCCCCCTTACAATCCTAGCACAATGTATGGTGGAAGGAGCTGCAGTACTGGGAGACGACTCCCTGTTAGG AAAGATGCTGAACCTGTGTGGGGAGACGGAGGAGAAACTGGCCCAGGAACTCATCCAATTTGAATTCCAGATAGAGAAAGATGTGGTTGAGCCTCTCTACGAACTGGCTGAG GTGGACATCCCCAACATTCAGAAACAGAGGAAGCACTTAGCCAAGCTGGTCCTGGACATGGACTCAGCCCGCACACG GTTTCACCAGTCGTCCAAGTCCTCAAGTCACCCTAGCAATCTGCAGGCGGGTGGGGCAAAGGGTGAGGCCCTGAGAGAAGAAATGGAGGAGGCAGCCAATCGGATGGAGATCTGCAGG GATCAGTTGTCCGCAGATATGTACAATTTTGTGGCCAAAGAAATAGACTATGCAAACTATTTTCAGACG CTCATAGAGATCCAGGCAGAGTATCACAGGAAGTCTCTGGAGATCCTCCAAAGTGTCCTGCCCACCATTAAAGCTCACCAGG AGGCGTGGGTGGAGAAGCCGTCTTACGGCAAGGCCCTGGAGGAACACCTGAACATCAGCGGCAGAGAGATCGCCTTCCCCATCGAGGCCTGCGTCACCATGTTGCTGGAGTGTGGCATGCAGGAGGAG GGTCTGTTCCGAGTGGCTCCCTCGGCCTCCAAGTTGAAGAAGTTAAAAGCCTCCCTGGACTGTGGCGTGATGGatgtacaggagtattcagctGATCCACACGCCATCGCAG GGGCTCTGAAATCATACCTCCGTGAGCTCCCAGAGCCGCTGATGACCAGTGAACTTTATGACGAGTGGATCCAGGCGTCAAA TATTCAGGATATGGACAAGAGGCTACAAGCCTTGCTGGTAGCGTGTGGGAAACTACCAACGGACAACTTAAACAATTTCAG ATACTTAATCAAGTTCTTAGCCAAACTGGGTGAGTACCAGGAATCAAACAAGATGACTCCCGGTAACATGGCCATAGTTCTGGGCCCTAACCTGCTGTGGACGCACTCCAACGAGACTGG GAACATGACAGAAATGATGACCACGGTGTCTCTTCAGATCGTCGGCATCATCGAACCCATCATACAGCACGCCGACTGGTTCTTCCCAGGAG AGATGGAGTTCAACCTGACCGGCTGCTACGGCAGTCCCATCCACTCCAACCACAACTCCAACTACAGTTCCATGCCCTCGCCAGACATGGACCAATCAGAACGCAAGCAGTCCCATGACCAGGGCCGACGCCCACTCAGCGTGGCCACCGATAACATGATGCTGGAATTCTACAAGAAGGATGG CAGCATAAGGAAAATTCAAAG TATGGGTGTCCGGGTGATGGACACGACCTGGGTGTCCCGTAAGGGCTCGTCCACTCTGGCCCGTAAGGCCTCGTCCACCCCTCCCAGCGTCCAGGGCCCTGGCTCTCCTGCTGACCACTCCCTCATCTTGGAGCAGCCTGGGGAGCTGGCAACCTCTCCTTCACCCACTCCTCCACCAGGGGAAAGGGACCGGGTGGG CTCAGACGACGTGTCGCCCAATCGTCCGGACTCCTCTCACGTCCACCCGCCCCCCGGGCCAGGGGAGGAACGTCCTCCCCCTCCCTACCCCACCTCCTCGTGCCACTCCGTACCCCACCATTTTTACCCGCACCCCAAAGTCCCGCCCTGTGCCCGGCCCGTCGCCCCGGGCCCGGAGTCCCAGCCCCCCggctccccccctcccccgctgCGCTGGTCTGGCTTCACCCCTCCGCTCCcgcctcccacctcctcctcctcgtcctcctcctcttcgctTGACATCAACTCGAACCCCAAACCCAGCTGCCTTCATTTCCCCCCAAAGCAAACCCCCCACGCCCTCCCGCACGGCCACCCGCTGTCAGGCGACATGTCTCAGCCGCCGCACGCCCCCCCGCCCCTCGACGTGGGCAACGCCTCGCCCCTCTACGCGAAAACCCCACTGGCTCTGGCCCGCCATGACCTGTCCATGGGCAACCCCCCTAGCCTGCTCACCTCCGCCCCCCCGCCGTGGGCTGCCTGTGGCTGTGCCAGAGAGAGAGGACTCCCCAGGCTGACAAG CACACTGAAGAGCAAAGAGAGTTCTCCTGTGATTGGCCACAAGGCAGTGCAGGTGGCTGCTCCAGTTGTACCTCCTGGTGTTGGCCAGCTGAGCAGCAGCCAGTCGCCCCACTCAACAGAACACAGCCCGCACACCCTCCGCAAAG GCTCGAAGAAGTTAGCCCCAATCCCTCCGAAGGTTCCGGCCGGTTACGGCCAGTCGGGTGGTTCTTGTGGGATGTCGGACCAGTCCACGGGTCAGCCGTCTCCGGTCAGCTTGTCCCCCACCCCTCCCAGCACTCCGTCCCCATATGGACTGGCCTGTCCTCTGCAGGGTCAGGGCCAGACGCCTCTCGGTGGCTCCCTGGGGTCTCTcggctccctctcctccccgcCCTCTCTGACCGGGACGCTGGGCAAGTCCCGGCCCACGCCCAAGCCTCGCCAGAGGCCCAGTCTGCCCCCTCCTCAGCCACCCATCGTCCCTGCGCCGGGGGCCACCCCTGTCGGCCCCGGGCCCCTGGAGCAGGGCATACTGGACGGACTGTCGCCCGGGGAGAGCATGTCCACAG ATTACTTCAATTACGAAATCCCCTCCATCAATGTGAACCTGGACAGCCTCATCGATGAGTTCAGCGGTGCTGCCCCCTGCAGGCGCTACAGAGCCAAGACGCGTTCTCCTCCAGTAGAAGGGGACGATCGCCCCGACCACCACCCCTACGCTGTGCCTGAGGCGGACGAACCCCCGGACACCACCTTATGA
- the si:ch211-114m9.1 gene encoding rho GTPase-activating protein 44 isoform X3: protein MKKQFNRMRQLANQTVGRAEKTEVLSDDLLQVEKRLDLVKQVTHSTHKKLTACLQGQQGADDREKRSVKSPSKKLPLTILAQCMVEGAAVLGDDSLLGKMLNLCGETEEKLAQELIQFEFQIEKDVVEPLYELAEVDIPNIQKQRKHLAKLVLDMDSARTRFHQSSKSSSHPSNLQAGGAKGEALREEMEEAANRMEICRDQLSADMYNFVAKEIDYANYFQTLIEIQAEYHRKSLEILQSVLPTIKAHQEAWVEKPSYGKALEEHLNISGREIAFPIEACVTMLLECGMQEEGLFRVAPSASKLKKLKASLDCGVMDVQEYSADPHAIAGALKSYLRELPEPLMTSELYDEWIQASNIQDMDKRLQALLVACGKLPTDNLNNFRYLIKFLAKLGEYQESNKMTPGNMAIVLGPNLLWTHSNETGNMTEMMTTVSLQIVGIIEPIIQHADWFFPGEMEFNLTGCYGSPIHSNHNSNYSSMPSPDMDQSERKQSHDQGRRPLSVATDNMMLEFYKKDGMGVRVMDTTWVSRKGSSTLARKASSTPPSVQGPGSPADHSLILEQPGELATSPSPTPPPGERDRVGSDDVSPNRPDSSHVHPPPGPGEERPPPPYPTSSCHSVPHHFYPHPKVPPCARPVAPGPESQPPGSPPPPLRWSGFTPPLPPPTSSSSSSSSSLDINSNPKPSCLHFPPKQTPHALPHGHPLSGDMSQPPHAPPPLDVGNASPLYAKTPLALARHDLSMGNPPSLLTSAPPPWAACGCARERGLPRLTSTLKSKESSPVIGHKAVQVAAPVVPPGVGQLSSSQSPHSTEHSPHTLRKGSKKLAPIPPKVPAGYGQSGGSCGMSDQSTGQPSPVSLSPTPPSTPSPYGLACPLQGQGQTPLGGSLGSLGSLSSPPSLTGTLGKSRPTPKPRQRPSLPPPQPPIVPAPGATPVGPGPLEQGILDGLSPGESMSTDYFNYEIPSINVNLDSLIDEFSGAAPCRRYRAKTRSPPVEGDDRPDHHPYAVPEADEPPDTTL, encoded by the exons GGCGGAGAAAACTGAGGTGTTGAGTGACGACCTACTGCAG gtggAGAAACGGTTGGACCTCGTCAAGCAGGTGACCCACAGCACTCACAAGAAGCTAACTGCCTGCCTACAGGGCCAGCAGGGGGCAGACGACCGGGAGAAGAGATCCGTCAAGTCTCCCTCG AAAAAGCTCCCCCTTACAATCCTAGCACAATGTATGGTGGAAGGAGCTGCAGTACTGGGAGACGACTCCCTGTTAGG AAAGATGCTGAACCTGTGTGGGGAGACGGAGGAGAAACTGGCCCAGGAACTCATCCAATTTGAATTCCAGATAGAGAAAGATGTGGTTGAGCCTCTCTACGAACTGGCTGAG GTGGACATCCCCAACATTCAGAAACAGAGGAAGCACTTAGCCAAGCTGGTCCTGGACATGGACTCAGCCCGCACACG GTTTCACCAGTCGTCCAAGTCCTCAAGTCACCCTAGCAATCTGCAGGCGGGTGGGGCAAAGGGTGAGGCCCTGAGAGAAGAAATGGAGGAGGCAGCCAATCGGATGGAGATCTGCAGG GATCAGTTGTCCGCAGATATGTACAATTTTGTGGCCAAAGAAATAGACTATGCAAACTATTTTCAGACG CTCATAGAGATCCAGGCAGAGTATCACAGGAAGTCTCTGGAGATCCTCCAAAGTGTCCTGCCCACCATTAAAGCTCACCAGG AGGCGTGGGTGGAGAAGCCGTCTTACGGCAAGGCCCTGGAGGAACACCTGAACATCAGCGGCAGAGAGATCGCCTTCCCCATCGAGGCCTGCGTCACCATGTTGCTGGAGTGTGGCATGCAGGAGGAG GGTCTGTTCCGAGTGGCTCCCTCGGCCTCCAAGTTGAAGAAGTTAAAAGCCTCCCTGGACTGTGGCGTGATGGatgtacaggagtattcagctGATCCACACGCCATCGCAG GGGCTCTGAAATCATACCTCCGTGAGCTCCCAGAGCCGCTGATGACCAGTGAACTTTATGACGAGTGGATCCAGGCGTCAAA TATTCAGGATATGGACAAGAGGCTACAAGCCTTGCTGGTAGCGTGTGGGAAACTACCAACGGACAACTTAAACAATTTCAG ATACTTAATCAAGTTCTTAGCCAAACTGGGTGAGTACCAGGAATCAAACAAGATGACTCCCGGTAACATGGCCATAGTTCTGGGCCCTAACCTGCTGTGGACGCACTCCAACGAGACTGG GAACATGACAGAAATGATGACCACGGTGTCTCTTCAGATCGTCGGCATCATCGAACCCATCATACAGCACGCCGACTGGTTCTTCCCAGGAG AGATGGAGTTCAACCTGACCGGCTGCTACGGCAGTCCCATCCACTCCAACCACAACTCCAACTACAGTTCCATGCCCTCGCCAGACATGGACCAATCAGAACGCAAGCAGTCCCATGACCAGGGCCGACGCCCACTCAGCGTGGCCACCGATAACATGATGCTGGAATTCTACAAGAAGGATGG TATGGGTGTCCGGGTGATGGACACGACCTGGGTGTCCCGTAAGGGCTCGTCCACTCTGGCCCGTAAGGCCTCGTCCACCCCTCCCAGCGTCCAGGGCCCTGGCTCTCCTGCTGACCACTCCCTCATCTTGGAGCAGCCTGGGGAGCTGGCAACCTCTCCTTCACCCACTCCTCCACCAGGGGAAAGGGACCGGGTGGG CTCAGACGACGTGTCGCCCAATCGTCCGGACTCCTCTCACGTCCACCCGCCCCCCGGGCCAGGGGAGGAACGTCCTCCCCCTCCCTACCCCACCTCCTCGTGCCACTCCGTACCCCACCATTTTTACCCGCACCCCAAAGTCCCGCCCTGTGCCCGGCCCGTCGCCCCGGGCCCGGAGTCCCAGCCCCCCggctccccccctcccccgctgCGCTGGTCTGGCTTCACCCCTCCGCTCCcgcctcccacctcctcctcctcgtcctcctcctcttcgctTGACATCAACTCGAACCCCAAACCCAGCTGCCTTCATTTCCCCCCAAAGCAAACCCCCCACGCCCTCCCGCACGGCCACCCGCTGTCAGGCGACATGTCTCAGCCGCCGCACGCCCCCCCGCCCCTCGACGTGGGCAACGCCTCGCCCCTCTACGCGAAAACCCCACTGGCTCTGGCCCGCCATGACCTGTCCATGGGCAACCCCCCTAGCCTGCTCACCTCCGCCCCCCCGCCGTGGGCTGCCTGTGGCTGTGCCAGAGAGAGAGGACTCCCCAGGCTGACAAG CACACTGAAGAGCAAAGAGAGTTCTCCTGTGATTGGCCACAAGGCAGTGCAGGTGGCTGCTCCAGTTGTACCTCCTGGTGTTGGCCAGCTGAGCAGCAGCCAGTCGCCCCACTCAACAGAACACAGCCCGCACACCCTCCGCAAAG GCTCGAAGAAGTTAGCCCCAATCCCTCCGAAGGTTCCGGCCGGTTACGGCCAGTCGGGTGGTTCTTGTGGGATGTCGGACCAGTCCACGGGTCAGCCGTCTCCGGTCAGCTTGTCCCCCACCCCTCCCAGCACTCCGTCCCCATATGGACTGGCCTGTCCTCTGCAGGGTCAGGGCCAGACGCCTCTCGGTGGCTCCCTGGGGTCTCTcggctccctctcctccccgcCCTCTCTGACCGGGACGCTGGGCAAGTCCCGGCCCACGCCCAAGCCTCGCCAGAGGCCCAGTCTGCCCCCTCCTCAGCCACCCATCGTCCCTGCGCCGGGGGCCACCCCTGTCGGCCCCGGGCCCCTGGAGCAGGGCATACTGGACGGACTGTCGCCCGGGGAGAGCATGTCCACAG ATTACTTCAATTACGAAATCCCCTCCATCAATGTGAACCTGGACAGCCTCATCGATGAGTTCAGCGGTGCTGCCCCCTGCAGGCGCTACAGAGCCAAGACGCGTTCTCCTCCAGTAGAAGGGGACGATCGCCCCGACCACCACCCCTACGCTGTGCCTGAGGCGGACGAACCCCCGGACACCACCTTATGA
- the si:ch211-114m9.1 gene encoding rho GTPase-activating protein 44 isoform X4, whose translation MKKQFNRMRQLANQTVGRAEKTEVLSDDLLQVEKRLDLVKQVTHSTHKKLTACLQGQQGADDREKRSVKSPSKKLPLTILAQCMVEGAAVLGDDSLLGKMLNLCGETEEKLAQELIQFEFQIEKDVVEPLYELAEVDIPNIQKQRKHLAKLVLDMDSARTRFHQSSKSSSHPSNLQAGGAKGEALREEMEEAANRMEICRDQLSADMYNFVAKEIDYANYFQTLIEIQAEYHRKSLEILQSVLPTIKAHQEAWVEKPSYGKALEEHLNISGREIAFPIEACVTMLLECGMQEEGLFRVAPSASKLKKLKASLDCGVMDVQEYSADPHAIAGALKSYLRELPEPLMTSELYDEWIQASNIQDMDKRLQALLVACGKLPTDNLNNFRYLIKFLAKLGEYQESNKMTPGNMAIVLGPNLLWTHSNETGNMTEMMTTVSLQIVGIIEPIIQHADWFFPGEMEFNLTGCYGSPIHSNHNSNYSSMPSPDMDQSERKQSHDQGRRPLSVATDNMMLEFYKKDGSIRKIQSMGVRVMDTTWVSRKGSSTLARKASSTPPSVQGPGSPADHSLILEQPGELATSPSPTPPPGERDRVGTLKSKESSPVIGHKAVQVAAPVVPPGVGQLSSSQSPHSTEHSPHTLRKGSKKLAPIPPKVPAGYGQSGGSCGMSDQSTGQPSPVSLSPTPPSTPSPYGLACPLQGQGQTPLGGSLGSLGSLSSPPSLTGTLGKSRPTPKPRQRPSLPPPQPPIVPAPGATPVGPGPLEQGILDGLSPGESMSTDYFNYEIPSINVNLDSLIDEFSGAAPCRRYRAKTRSPPVEGDDRPDHHPYAVPEADEPPDTTL comes from the exons GGCGGAGAAAACTGAGGTGTTGAGTGACGACCTACTGCAG gtggAGAAACGGTTGGACCTCGTCAAGCAGGTGACCCACAGCACTCACAAGAAGCTAACTGCCTGCCTACAGGGCCAGCAGGGGGCAGACGACCGGGAGAAGAGATCCGTCAAGTCTCCCTCG AAAAAGCTCCCCCTTACAATCCTAGCACAATGTATGGTGGAAGGAGCTGCAGTACTGGGAGACGACTCCCTGTTAGG AAAGATGCTGAACCTGTGTGGGGAGACGGAGGAGAAACTGGCCCAGGAACTCATCCAATTTGAATTCCAGATAGAGAAAGATGTGGTTGAGCCTCTCTACGAACTGGCTGAG GTGGACATCCCCAACATTCAGAAACAGAGGAAGCACTTAGCCAAGCTGGTCCTGGACATGGACTCAGCCCGCACACG GTTTCACCAGTCGTCCAAGTCCTCAAGTCACCCTAGCAATCTGCAGGCGGGTGGGGCAAAGGGTGAGGCCCTGAGAGAAGAAATGGAGGAGGCAGCCAATCGGATGGAGATCTGCAGG GATCAGTTGTCCGCAGATATGTACAATTTTGTGGCCAAAGAAATAGACTATGCAAACTATTTTCAGACG CTCATAGAGATCCAGGCAGAGTATCACAGGAAGTCTCTGGAGATCCTCCAAAGTGTCCTGCCCACCATTAAAGCTCACCAGG AGGCGTGGGTGGAGAAGCCGTCTTACGGCAAGGCCCTGGAGGAACACCTGAACATCAGCGGCAGAGAGATCGCCTTCCCCATCGAGGCCTGCGTCACCATGTTGCTGGAGTGTGGCATGCAGGAGGAG GGTCTGTTCCGAGTGGCTCCCTCGGCCTCCAAGTTGAAGAAGTTAAAAGCCTCCCTGGACTGTGGCGTGATGGatgtacaggagtattcagctGATCCACACGCCATCGCAG GGGCTCTGAAATCATACCTCCGTGAGCTCCCAGAGCCGCTGATGACCAGTGAACTTTATGACGAGTGGATCCAGGCGTCAAA TATTCAGGATATGGACAAGAGGCTACAAGCCTTGCTGGTAGCGTGTGGGAAACTACCAACGGACAACTTAAACAATTTCAG ATACTTAATCAAGTTCTTAGCCAAACTGGGTGAGTACCAGGAATCAAACAAGATGACTCCCGGTAACATGGCCATAGTTCTGGGCCCTAACCTGCTGTGGACGCACTCCAACGAGACTGG GAACATGACAGAAATGATGACCACGGTGTCTCTTCAGATCGTCGGCATCATCGAACCCATCATACAGCACGCCGACTGGTTCTTCCCAGGAG AGATGGAGTTCAACCTGACCGGCTGCTACGGCAGTCCCATCCACTCCAACCACAACTCCAACTACAGTTCCATGCCCTCGCCAGACATGGACCAATCAGAACGCAAGCAGTCCCATGACCAGGGCCGACGCCCACTCAGCGTGGCCACCGATAACATGATGCTGGAATTCTACAAGAAGGATGG CAGCATAAGGAAAATTCAAAG TATGGGTGTCCGGGTGATGGACACGACCTGGGTGTCCCGTAAGGGCTCGTCCACTCTGGCCCGTAAGGCCTCGTCCACCCCTCCCAGCGTCCAGGGCCCTGGCTCTCCTGCTGACCACTCCCTCATCTTGGAGCAGCCTGGGGAGCTGGCAACCTCTCCTTCACCCACTCCTCCACCAGGGGAAAGGGACCGGGTGGG CACACTGAAGAGCAAAGAGAGTTCTCCTGTGATTGGCCACAAGGCAGTGCAGGTGGCTGCTCCAGTTGTACCTCCTGGTGTTGGCCAGCTGAGCAGCAGCCAGTCGCCCCACTCAACAGAACACAGCCCGCACACCCTCCGCAAAG GCTCGAAGAAGTTAGCCCCAATCCCTCCGAAGGTTCCGGCCGGTTACGGCCAGTCGGGTGGTTCTTGTGGGATGTCGGACCAGTCCACGGGTCAGCCGTCTCCGGTCAGCTTGTCCCCCACCCCTCCCAGCACTCCGTCCCCATATGGACTGGCCTGTCCTCTGCAGGGTCAGGGCCAGACGCCTCTCGGTGGCTCCCTGGGGTCTCTcggctccctctcctccccgcCCTCTCTGACCGGGACGCTGGGCAAGTCCCGGCCCACGCCCAAGCCTCGCCAGAGGCCCAGTCTGCCCCCTCCTCAGCCACCCATCGTCCCTGCGCCGGGGGCCACCCCTGTCGGCCCCGGGCCCCTGGAGCAGGGCATACTGGACGGACTGTCGCCCGGGGAGAGCATGTCCACAG ATTACTTCAATTACGAAATCCCCTCCATCAATGTGAACCTGGACAGCCTCATCGATGAGTTCAGCGGTGCTGCCCCCTGCAGGCGCTACAGAGCCAAGACGCGTTCTCCTCCAGTAGAAGGGGACGATCGCCCCGACCACCACCCCTACGCTGTGCCTGAGGCGGACGAACCCCCGGACACCACCTTATGA